Part of the Candidatus Eisenbacteria bacterium genome is shown below.
CAAGCCGATGTACTCCCCGGCGCACACGATGGAGACATTGATCCATTTTGAGTTCCAGCGGATGCCGCCGTTGGCGCTGACATAGCGGACCTCGAAGCGGTCGGGGTATTGGAGTGGTGGAACTTTCGTTGGCATTTGGCGTGGGGATGACTCATAGACGGAAGCCGGTGTCTGCTGATCCAGGGCCTCGTGCGGGCGTTCTTCGTTGAATTCCGTGCGGAAGTGGTTGAACTTGCGTTGTTGGGCGGTGAGGTTACCCGCTGGCGGTCGGGTTGCTTCGACCCTGAGGGTTTTGTGCATGCGTTCATGGCGGCCGTTCTGCTGTGGTTTACCGGGTTCAATGAGTTCTGGCAGCACGCCGAGGCGTACCCACCAGGCTGAGAGTGTCGAGAGTCGTGCGAGGGAGTTGGTGGCAAAGGGGACGCCGTTATCCGTGCGTATACGTTTTGGCAGGCCGTATTCTTGGAACAGTCGGCTGAACACTGGTTTTGCCCCGGCCACGGCCGTGGAACACAGCGCCTGGCAACCCAGAAGATAACGGCTGAAGCCATCGGTGACAGTGAGTGGATAACAGTACATGCCATCGCCGGTCTTGAATTGCCCTTTGAAGTCGGCGCTCCAGACGTCGTTGGGTGCGAGGATCGAGCTCGTGGGCTTGCCGGGATGGCCGATATGTCGGCGGTGCCGTGACTTGGGCACCATGC
Proteins encoded:
- a CDS encoding IS481 family transposase, with amino-acid sequence MDQRTQFIADYLRDSLSVTELCQLYGVSRKTAYKWIDRYLRLGPAGLEERSRRPRHSPNETAAEIVAALLEARRRHPSWGGKKLLTIVHKRHPRSDLPGRSTVCDIMSRHGMVPKSRHRRHIGHPGKPTSSILAPNDVWSADFKGQFKTGDGMYCYPLTVTDGFSRYLLGCQALCSTAVAGAKPVFSRLFQEYGLPKRIRTDNGVPFATNSLARLSTLSAWWVRLGVLPELIEPGKPQQNGRHERMHKTLRVEATRPPAGNLTAQQRKFNHFRTEFNEERPHEALDQQTPASVYESSPRQMPTKVPPLQYPDRFEVRYVSANGGIRWNSKWINVSIVCAGEYIGLEEIDNDIWNVYFGPLKLGRLHERHMRIEDEYGRLKRHKV